The following proteins are encoded in a genomic region of Sesamum indicum cultivar Zhongzhi No. 13 linkage group LG8, S_indicum_v1.0, whole genome shotgun sequence:
- the LOC105169195 gene encoding beta-xylosidase/alpha-L-arabinofuranosidase 2-like has translation MAPLKHSLLICLTVLCIILLHSGPVFAQQKPVFACDVTDNPGLKNFRFCDLSLGLKTRVDDLVSRLTLQEKIGWLVSGSEGVSRLGIPDYQWWSEALHGVSYGGPGTKFSSPIPAATIFPQVILTASTFNDSLFETIAKVVSTEARAMYNAGLAGLTFFSPNINIFRDPRWGRGQETPGEDPLLSSNYGAAYVRGLQRTDDGDEERLKVAGCCKHYIAYDLDNWKGIQRYSFNAVVTQQDLEDTYMPPFKSCVLYGDPASVMCSYNQVNGKPTCGNPELLVGVVRGQWKLNGYIVSDFDSLNEMFNSQHYTKTPEETAALAMNSGVDLNCGSFLRNHAQAAVDRGLLSVTAIDRAVSNNFATLMRLGFFDGDPSKQLYGNLGPEDVCTPGNQELALEVARQGIVLLKNTDSSLPLSPQAIKSLAVIGPNANATHTMLGDYEGVPCKYTTPLQSLTASVPTVYQPGCEDVLCGSAQVEDAKKIASTADAVVIIVGSDLSIETETVDRVNITLPGQQQTLVTEVAEVSKGPVILVIMSGGSMDVQFAKYNPKITSILWVGFPGEAGGAAIADVIFGQYNPSGRLTMTWYPQSYVEKVEMTDMNMRPDPARGYPGRTYRFYNGPTVFNFGDGLSYSQFNHQLVTAPTLVSIPLEEGHVCQSSTCRSINPVEQSCKNASIDVHLRVKNVGNYSGSHTVLLFSSPPQVHNAPRKHLIGYQKLHLTPQAEGLVRFNIDVCKHLSIVDENGNQKVALGEYILHIGSLMHSLHVVI, from the exons ATGGCTCCTTTAAAACATTCTCTTCTCATCTGCCTCACCGTGCTCTGCATCATTCTGCTACATTCGGGGCCCGTTTTTGCTCAGCAAAAACCCGTTTTCGCCTGCGACGTGACGGACAATCCAGGGCTGAAGAATTTCAGATTCTGTGATCTGTCACTGGGCCTGAAAACCCGAGTTGATGATCTGGTGAGCAGGCTGACATTGCAGGAGAAAATCGGGTGGCTCGTCAGTGGTTCAGAGGGAGTTAGCAGGCTTGGAATTCCGGACTACCAGTGGTGGTCTGAGGCTTTACATGGAGTCTCCTACGGCGGGCCTGGAACCAAGTTTTCCAGCCCCATCCCGGCTGCTACTATCTTTCCTCAGGTCATTCTAACTGCCTCAACGTTCAACGATTCCTTGTTCGAGACCATTGCAAAG GTGGTTTCCACTGAGGCAAGAGCGATGTACAACGCTGGATTAGCAGGGCTGACATTCTTTTCCCCGAATATCAACATATTTCGGGACCCCAGATGGGGTCGAGGCCAAGAAACTCCCGGAGAAGACCCCCTGCTTTCCAGCAACTACGGCGCAGCTTATGTAAGAGGTCTGCAACGGACAGACGACGGTGACGAAGAAAGACTTAAGGTTGCTGGTTGCTGCAAGCATTACATTGCTTATGATTTGGATAACTGGAAAGGGATCCAGAGATACAGTTTCAATGCTGTG GTAACACAGCAAGATTTGGAGGACACGTACATGCCGCCATTCAAGAGCTGTGTTCTTTATGGAGATCCTGCCAGCGTGATGTGTTCGTATAATCAAGTGAATGGTAAGCCAACGTGTGGCAATCCTGAGCTGTTGGTTGGTGTGGTTCGAGGCCAATGGAAATTGAACGG GTACATAGTTTCGGATTTCGATTCGCTGAATGAGATGTTCAATTCCCAACATTATACCAAAACTCCTGAGGAGACTGCTGCTTTGGCTATGAATTCAG GCGTGGATCTGAACTGTGGATCTTTTCTGAGAAATCATGCTCAAGCTGCAGTAGATCGTGGACTTCTGAGCGTGACGGCTATCGACAGAGCTGTGTCAAACAATTTTGCCACATTGATGAGATTGGGGTTCTTTGATGGGGACCCAAGCAAACAACTTTACGGAAATCTTGGCCCCGAAGATGTGTGCACCCCAGGAAATCAAGAACTTGCACTTGAAGTTGCAAGACAAGGGATTGTTTTGCTCAAGAACACTGATAGCTCACTGCCCTTATCCCCTCAGGCCATCAAGTCCTTGGCTGTGATCGGCCCCAACGCTAATGCAACCCACACCATGCTTGGAGATTATGAAG GTGTACCTTGTAAGTACACGACTCCATTGCAGAGCCTAACAGCCTCTGTCCCGACAGTATATCAGCCAGGATGTGAAGACGTTTTGTGTGGCAGTGCTCAAGTAGAAGATGCCAAGAAAATTGCATCCACAGCTGATGCTGTAGTTATAATTGTGGGTTCAGATCTATCTATCGAGACAGAGACCGTGGACAGGGTGAATATAACTCTTCCAGGACAGCAACAAACTTTGGTAACTGAGGTTGCAGAAGTGTCTAAAGGGCCTGTAATTCTTGTCATTATGTCTGGAGGGAGCATGGATGTACAGTTCGCGAAATACAATCCAAAAATTACTAGCATTCTCTGGGTTGGCTTCCCTGGAGAAGCTGGTGGAGCAGCAATTGCAGATGTGATCTTTGGACAATACAATCCAA GTGGAAGACTAACTATGACTTGGTACCCACAATCATATGTAGAAAAGGTTGAAATGACAGACATGAATATGAGGCCTGACCCTGCCAGAGGGTACCCTGGTCGAACATATCGTTTCTACAACGGACCTACGGTCTTCAATTTTGGAGATGGGCTCAGCTACTCTCAATTCAATCACCAGTTAGTTACAGCTCCAACGCTCGTCTCCATCCCACTGGAAGAAGGGCATGTTTGTCAATCGTCAACATGTAGGTCCATCAACCCTGTTGAGCAGAGCTGCAAGAATGCATCCATCGACGTTCATCTGAGAGTCAAAAACGTAGGAAACTACAGCGGAAGTCACACTGTTCTCTTGTTCTCAAGTCCCCCACAGGTTCATAATGCACCTCGGAAACACTTGATAGGATACCAGAAGCTGCATTTGACACCACAGGCAGAAGGGCTGGTTAGATTCAATATCGATGTTTGCAAGCATTTGAGCATTGTGGATGAAAACGGCAACCAGAAGGTGGCGTTGGGAGAGTATATTCTTCATATAGGAAGCCTCATGCATTCTTTGCATGTGGTGATTTGA
- the LOC105169197 gene encoding laccase-14: MGVNNCPKPAGMLAVVFTLAVLVQSAYGRIHHHRFVVKSSSYTRLCSTKKILTVNGKFPGPTLTASRGDRLIIQFHNKAKYNITLHWHGVRQPRNPWSDGAEYVNQCPIRPGEKFTYNVQLTTEEGTMWWHAHSGWARATVHGMIIVYPKPGTSYPFPKPYAEVPIILGEWWKKNVMDIPGNANKTGGEPILSDAYTINGQPGDLYPCSKQETFRMNVKHGERYLLRIVSAVMDENVFFSVAQHKLTLVGTDGFYTQPFQTDYIMITPGQSMDVLLEADQQSSHLYYMAARAYSSAFGAGFDKTTTTGILQYGRASDHSSSPIFPRLPPYNSTQASTEFSRRLRSLASREHPIDVPLKVDTHLFFTVSVNLIDCRGNSCKGPFGKRFSASLNNVSFVQPSVDILQAYYHHIRGVFEGNFPRNPPVKFDYTGKNLPDNLLTPDFGTRALVLEYNASVELILQGTNVLASDNHPIHLHGYGFYVVGWGFGNFDPEKDPLGYNLVDPPQETTVGIPNNGWVAIRFRADNPGVWFMHCHLERHQSWGMSTIIVVRNGDTAQTRLLPPPHDLPSC; this comes from the exons atgGGAGTCAACAACTGTCCAAAGCCTGCAGGAATGTTGGCTGTCGTGTTCACTCTGGCAGTTCTTGTTCAAAGTGCTTATGGCAGAATTCATCACCATAGATTTGTG GTGAAGTCAAGTTCATACACTAGGCTGTGCAGCACAAAGAAAATCCTGACGGTGAACGGAAAGTTCCCCGGCCCGACTCTAACAGCTAGCAGAGGGGATAGATTGATCATCCAGTTCCACAACAAGGCTAAATACAATATAACACTTCACTG GCATGGAGTGAGACAGCCGAGAAATCCATGGTCGGACGGTGCGGAGTATGTTAACCAGTGTCCTATTAGGCCAGGGGAGAAGTTCACTTATAATGTTCAATTGACAACAGAAGAAGGAACTATGTGGTGGCATGCACACAGTGGGTGGGCAAGAGCAACTGTACATGGAATGATCATTGTATATCCAAAGCCTGGGACTAGTTATCCTTTTCCTAAGCCTTATGCTGAGGTTCCCATTATTCTAG GGGAATGGTGGAAAAAGAACGTGATGGACATACCAGGAAATGCAAATAAGACTGGAGGAGAACCAATACTGTCTGATGCTTACACTATCAATGGACAACCTGGTGATCTGTATCCATGCTCCAAACAAG AAACTTTTAGAATGAATGTGAAGCATGGAGAAAGATATCTCCTCAGAATAGTCAGCGCTGTCATGGACGAAAACGTCTTCTTCTCCGTCGCGCAACACAAACTTACCTTGGTGGGAACGGATGGATTCTACACGCAACCGTTTCAAACGGACTACATCATGATCACTCCAGGCCAGTCGATGGACGTTTTGTTGGAAGCAGATCAACAGTCTAGTCATTTATATTACATGGCTGCTAGAGCTTATTCAAGTGCATTTGGAGCCGGTTTTGACAAGACTACAACGACAGGGATTTTGCAGTATGGAAGAGCATCCGATCATTCTTCGTCTCCTATTTTTCCTCGACTCCCTCCTTATAACTCCACACAAGCATCGACTGAATTTTCGAGGAGATTGAGAAGCCTGGCTAGCAGAGAGCACCCTATTGATGTTCCACTTAAGGTTGACACTCATCTTTTTTTCACAGTTTCTGTCAACCTGATCGACTGCAGGGGAAATTCGTGCAAGGGTCCATTTGGCAAAAGGTTCTCTGCCAGTTTGAACAACGTTAGTTTTGTCCAGCCTTCAGTTGACATCCTGCAAGCTTATTACCATCACATCCGTGGTGTTTTCGAGGGGAACTTTCCGAGAAATCCTCCTGTGAAGTTTGATTATACAGGCAAGAACTTGCCTGATAATCTTCTTACACCGGATTTTGGGACCAGGGCTTTGGTCTTGGAGTACAATGCTAGTGTTGAGCTGATTTTGCAGGGGACTAATGTGCTGGCCAGTGATAACCATCCAATTCACTTACATGGGTATGGCTTCTATGTCGTGGGGTGGGGATTTGGGAACTTTGACCCGGAAAAGGACCCTTTGGGGTATAATCTTGTTGACCCTCCTCAGGAGACAACGGTAGGCATCCCTAATAACGGTTGGGTTGCCATCAGATTCAGGGCAGATAATCCAG GGGTTTGGTTCATGCACTGCCATTTGGAGAGGCATCAAAGCTGGGGAATGAGTACAATTATAGTAGTGAGAAATGGGGACACAGCTCAAACTAGACTACTTCCCCCACCCCATGATTTGCCTTCATGTTGA